The DNA window TCACGGATTCAAAAATGGCCTGGGGTCTTGATCGAAACGATGCTCAAAAGGTGGCGGGGCTGGCTGCGCCTCGCCATCCAGAGCGGCAGTTGCTTCAAGGGCCTTCCTTAACAAGCGAGCACTCTGCAAAGGCATATCTCTCGGCACCGAAATGCGATCTCTCAAATAGCGCAGCCCGATTGCAGTATCAGCATTTGGCTGGCAAAGCTTGCCAGAGATCAAATGGGTCAGTGCAGCCCGCAGGGGCTGATCAAAGGCAGCACCGAGGGGATTCCTTGCTACCAGCGCTGAACGATGGCGCAACACTCTCTCCAGTGCCCTGTCTGAAGCCCGCACATCGTCGTCGCCTATCTGAGCAGTCCAGCTGGTTTCGAGTGCAGCAAGACCAGCACCTTGATCCACCGCCAGCGCCATCGCTTGCTGTTCTGGACGTCCATTGCTCCAACAACCACCCATTTGTGGAGGTAAGTCGTGGGCATGGGTATGAACATCACTCTGGGTACCGCGATACGTCGCAAGCTGCTCCAGTGCGTTGAACCATCGATCGATTCCTGGATGCTCGTCACGTAAGGCAAAGCCCTTGAAATAAGCCAAGGAGGCATTCATCCGCTCGACGTAAGGAACGAACACCAGATCTGCCGTTCCTGGATGAGCTCCACCCGGATGATCAGGATCAAGCCAATGGCCACCGCCTTCTGCTAGAGCCGCCTCCATTTGACGGGCCACCGCCTGAAACTGTTCACGCGCTTGATCCTCCTGCCGATTGTTCAGCCTCGGTGTGCAGAGCCAAAGACACCAAGCGCGAAACAAAAGGCGTTCAAGCTCGCGCAACCGGCGCACACGTTTGTCGTGCATCCCTGCGCCCAAGGCGCCAAAGGCATGCTCCAACGCTTCAAGGATGCGATCACTTTCTGTGATGAGTTGTCCATCCAACTCAAGGGCCGGAAGCATGCCTG is part of the Synechococcus sp. WH 8016 genome and encodes:
- a CDS encoding glutathione S-transferase family protein — translated: MADLLADAVALNWEQLEALAPAPAERCEGPANAQSTLRLFGQPESDVRVTLFRDHHAWCPYCQKVWLWLEFRRVPYRIRKVTMRCYGPKEPWFTAKVPSGMLPALELDGQLITESDRILEALEHAFGALGAGMHDKRVRRLRELERLLFRAWCLWLCTPRLNNRQEDQAREQFQAVARQMEAALAEGGGHWLDPDHPGGAHPGTADLVFVPYVERMNASLAYFKGFALRDEHPGIDRWFNALEQLATYRGTQSDVHTHAHDLPPQMGGCWSNGRPEQQAMALAVDQGAGLAALETSWTAQIGDDDVRASDRALERVLRHRSALVARNPLGAAFDQPLRAALTHLISGKLCQPNADTAIGLRYLRDRISVPRDMPLQSARLLRKALEATAALDGEAQPAPPPFEHRFDQDPRPFLNP